The following proteins come from a genomic window of Tenebrio molitor chromosome 9, icTenMoli1.1, whole genome shotgun sequence:
- the swi2 gene encoding protein singed wings 2 isoform X2: MRTIFWILVLELICTQRVKGHPRRDNCVVEKPHHLTCHKRLSTFGDEFPPDIRVLELRNIEQADLDLDLLLERFPDIENVSIFGGNISQIRPPILKNKIRVLQMVHVGVESIGNKFLGNFPNLQTLNLQGNYLQRLPNNFSVTKLDSLYLSGNRWNCSMNLDWVFNLNQSVVKDLRNITCFGEPHPNKPLVTIARFMKDLKKQCPNHCICSLPKVVLKTMGSDHLEPIIEVNCSYRGLTELPLDLPPKTKIIRLEGNEIEDLKLLKQDPIYRKALDLYLDNNKVKSIEELEGSYWLRHFRVFSLSGNRLTEIPTYALDNALEQNPHMPSAVRISLGGNPWRCDCVFTPVFQEMLQKFAPQIDDISEVKCSYVEGDENSLLPIIELSRSSVCRSPAEYSVQALDLLNGVLASLILLILGKLAYDYYYFKKTGRLPWIVTKMP, encoded by the exons ATGCGGACAATTTTCTG GATTCTAGTTTTGGAATTGATTTGCACGCAACGAGTCAAGGGGCATCCCAGACGAGACAACTGCGTCGTAGAGAAGCCGCACCACTTGACATGTCACAAACGGCTGTCAACATTCGGAGACGAATTTCCCCCAGATATCAGAGTGCTGGAGCTGAGAAACATCGAACAAGCCGATCTTGATCTCGATTTGTTGTTGGAGAGGTTTCCCGACATAGAAAATGTCTCCATTTTCGGCGGTAACATCAGTCAGATCAGACcgccaattttgaaaaacaaaattagg GTTTTGCAAATGGTCCACGTCGGGGTCGAAAGCATCGGAAACAAGTTTTTGGGGAATTTTCCCAATTTGCAAACACTCAACCTCCAAGGAAATTATCTGCAAAGGTTGCCGAATAATTTCTCCGTCACTAAACTGGACAGCTTGTATTTGTCCG gTAATAGGTGGAACTGTTCCATGAACCTCGACTGGGTCTTCAACTTGAACCAAAGCGTAGTCAAAGATTTACGAAACATCACGTGTTTCGGGGAACCACACCCAAACAAACCCCTGGTCACCATAGCTCGTTTTATGAAG GATCTCAAAAAGCAATGCCCCAACCATTGCATCTGTTCTTTGCCCAAAGTCGTGCTAAAAACGATGGGTTCGGACCATCTTGAACCCATAATCGAGGTCAACTGCTCGTACCGAGGATTAACAGAACTGCCTCTCGACCTACCCCCCAAAACCAAAATAATCAGACTGGAGGGCAACGAAATCGAAGATTTAAAACTTCTCAAGCAAGACCCGATTTATAGGAAAGCTCTGGATCTGTATTTAGACAATAATAAAGTGAAGAGTATAGAAGAGTTGGAGGGTTCTTATTGGTTGAGGCATTTTCGGGTGTTTTCCCTGAGTGGTAATAGACTGACTGAA ATCCCCACGTATGCGCTCGATAATGCGCTGGAACAGAACCCGCACATGCCCAGTGCCGTCAGGATCAGTCTCGGGGGGAACCCCTGGCGATGCGATTGTGTCTTTACTCCGGTGTTCCAGGAGATGCTTCAGAAGTTCGCCCCCCAGATTGACGACATTAGCGAGGTGAAGTGCTCGTATGTCGAAGGGGACGAAAATTCGCTTCTACCA attatcGAATTGTCACGAAGTTCTGTGTGCAGATCGCCCGCCGAATACTCCGTACAAGCTTTAGACTTGTTGAACGGAGTTCTGGCGAGTTTGATCTTGTTGATTTTGGGGAAGTTAGCCtacgattattattattttaagaaaactgGACGACTTCCCTGGATCGTAACCAAAATGCCTTGA
- the swi2 gene encoding protein singed wings 2 isoform X1, producing MEAYSGVAVSSAEQTNNCTKFTQINKHLILVLELICTQRVKGHPRRDNCVVEKPHHLTCHKRLSTFGDEFPPDIRVLELRNIEQADLDLDLLLERFPDIENVSIFGGNISQIRPPILKNKIRVLQMVHVGVESIGNKFLGNFPNLQTLNLQGNYLQRLPNNFSVTKLDSLYLSGNRWNCSMNLDWVFNLNQSVVKDLRNITCFGEPHPNKPLVTIARFMKDLKKQCPNHCICSLPKVVLKTMGSDHLEPIIEVNCSYRGLTELPLDLPPKTKIIRLEGNEIEDLKLLKQDPIYRKALDLYLDNNKVKSIEELEGSYWLRHFRVFSLSGNRLTEIPTYALDNALEQNPHMPSAVRISLGGNPWRCDCVFTPVFQEMLQKFAPQIDDISEVKCSYVEGDENSLLPIIELSRSSVCRSPAEYSVQALDLLNGVLASLILLILGKLAYDYYYFKKTGRLPWIVTKMP from the exons ATGGAAGCTTATTCTGGTGTCGCGGTTTCATCAGCAGAGCAAACAAAtaattgtacaaaatttacaCAAATTAATAAGCATTT GATTCTAGTTTTGGAATTGATTTGCACGCAACGAGTCAAGGGGCATCCCAGACGAGACAACTGCGTCGTAGAGAAGCCGCACCACTTGACATGTCACAAACGGCTGTCAACATTCGGAGACGAATTTCCCCCAGATATCAGAGTGCTGGAGCTGAGAAACATCGAACAAGCCGATCTTGATCTCGATTTGTTGTTGGAGAGGTTTCCCGACATAGAAAATGTCTCCATTTTCGGCGGTAACATCAGTCAGATCAGACcgccaattttgaaaaacaaaattagg GTTTTGCAAATGGTCCACGTCGGGGTCGAAAGCATCGGAAACAAGTTTTTGGGGAATTTTCCCAATTTGCAAACACTCAACCTCCAAGGAAATTATCTGCAAAGGTTGCCGAATAATTTCTCCGTCACTAAACTGGACAGCTTGTATTTGTCCG gTAATAGGTGGAACTGTTCCATGAACCTCGACTGGGTCTTCAACTTGAACCAAAGCGTAGTCAAAGATTTACGAAACATCACGTGTTTCGGGGAACCACACCCAAACAAACCCCTGGTCACCATAGCTCGTTTTATGAAG GATCTCAAAAAGCAATGCCCCAACCATTGCATCTGTTCTTTGCCCAAAGTCGTGCTAAAAACGATGGGTTCGGACCATCTTGAACCCATAATCGAGGTCAACTGCTCGTACCGAGGATTAACAGAACTGCCTCTCGACCTACCCCCCAAAACCAAAATAATCAGACTGGAGGGCAACGAAATCGAAGATTTAAAACTTCTCAAGCAAGACCCGATTTATAGGAAAGCTCTGGATCTGTATTTAGACAATAATAAAGTGAAGAGTATAGAAGAGTTGGAGGGTTCTTATTGGTTGAGGCATTTTCGGGTGTTTTCCCTGAGTGGTAATAGACTGACTGAA ATCCCCACGTATGCGCTCGATAATGCGCTGGAACAGAACCCGCACATGCCCAGTGCCGTCAGGATCAGTCTCGGGGGGAACCCCTGGCGATGCGATTGTGTCTTTACTCCGGTGTTCCAGGAGATGCTTCAGAAGTTCGCCCCCCAGATTGACGACATTAGCGAGGTGAAGTGCTCGTATGTCGAAGGGGACGAAAATTCGCTTCTACCA attatcGAATTGTCACGAAGTTCTGTGTGCAGATCGCCCGCCGAATACTCCGTACAAGCTTTAGACTTGTTGAACGGAGTTCTGGCGAGTTTGATCTTGTTGATTTTGGGGAAGTTAGCCtacgattattattattttaagaaaactgGACGACTTCCCTGGATCGTAACCAAAATGCCTTGA